From a single Apostichopus japonicus isolate 1M-3 chromosome 12, ASM3797524v1, whole genome shotgun sequence genomic region:
- the LOC139978061 gene encoding BRISC complex subunit Abraxas 2-like yields the protein MTEKEDILCRHCVTTCLFSRQKVAIENLGDTAQSEYKHGSSLNTESSGSDSYRDILTSHKRDMIDKDGYLQGMQGIKMTNEAIHGRMKTLKDSVVKSEDSVKRLLAEIKMLGQRVIQSHKAVQKEEEPEPPMVSTMEQLPKRPPEDLNLEETWEDDETSDRDNKLESQAPVADSDPYSSLIMDMKASISPPS from the exons agagaaagaagacataTTATGCAGACACTGTGTGACTACATG TTTATTCTCCAGACAAAAAGTGGCTATAGaaaatttaggagatacggctcagtccgagtacaagcatggctcatctctgaacacggagtccagtggtagcgatagttacagggacattttaaccagtcataa gagagatatgattgataaagatggctaccttcaaggtatgcaaggaattaagatgactaatgaagcaatccatggcagaatgaag ACGTTGAAGGACAGCGTAGTAAAATCAGAGGATTCCGTGAAGAGACTGTTAGCAGAGATCAAGATGCTAGGTCAAAGGGTCATTCAATCTCATAAAGCCGtacagaaggaggaagagccag AGCCACCTATGGTGTCCACCATGGAACAGCTCCCCAagagacctccagaagacttaaatttggaagagacttgggaagatgacgaaacatcagacagagacaataaattggaatcccaagcccctgtagccgattcagatccctactctagtctcattatggacatgaaagcctCCATTTCACCTCCGAGTTAA